The sequence ATCAACACTattacacacactattacacagaCAGACTAATACCTACACCCACAGTTACAAACACACATTATGACAGagacattagacatgtgcaatttgtttcattcaaCGTAAATTCaaacgaatttcgggcaatttaggacattcggatgcttcgaattgccgaagtgcgaAAGTCCAAATTTCAGAAATGCAAAATGAACCAAATtgacaaatttcggaagtgcccagGTGCTTCGGTtttcttgaccaataagctagttcctggcactggaagccctttagatgtgtaagtggttgtggtggcaatcctggcccttggagccctacagatgtgtaagttgttgtggtggttaggggtacggttaggggtagggttagggaggcCTACCGAATACCAAAGTTCCGAATTCCCAAAGTTCCGAAttaccgaatttcagaagtgccgaaccaaaccgaattgccgaattgcggaagtgccacatttttttacttaccagaATTTCCTAACCAAACtgaatattttgcccatgcacatccctaacagacacatacatacacacagacctatgtACTTACACATAAAAATTCACACAATTATCTGTCTACAGGTACCCAcgatataaatgtaaatattgatGCTGCTAATAGAATGCATGTACACTTATAACTACTTTTCACTGTGCCTTACTGAAATTGTTACATCAACAGTTGGATTTCGGATTGTTGGAGGGCGTGAAGCCAGAGCACATTCCAGACCTTACATGGCATCTCTGCAGATTGCGAGCAAACATTTCTGTGGTGGTACTCTCATCAATAAAAAATGGGTGCTAACTGCAGCACACTGCATGGAGGACATGTAAGACATTATGAATTACATAATACATTGCACCATATGCTCCAGCAACCTATACCATCCTAAATCATGCAGTTTCTCTGCATGTAACGATAAGCACAGATCAAAATGATGAGATATAACAAACAGTTTAGCTTAACGGCACATCAGTTTATTTCTACTTAAAGCCAATCTGTTTGCCTCTATTGACTCAGCAAGTAGTTAGTCTTCATTTACCAAACTTTATgttgatttttttgtatttatttgattcTTGGGAGCTATTTTGGAGgatattttaaaggaatactgtaggcacccagaccacttcagctaattgaagtggtctgggtgcaatgaccctggcacttagtgctgcaatgttaaacgttgcagttccagagaaactggagGGCTCCCTGAATTGAAACGGGCCTTTagtgcatgaggacttccagtatcagtttttttcccataggaaagcattgattcaatgctttcctatgggtaggtcTAAAGCGTGCATGCCATTTgtagcgcatgcgcattagcgcctgCTCATCATGGACTGTAGGAGGGGGCGAAGCATCATtgcagcgccaagggacattggagctggaaaaaggtaagtgaataaaggttttaaccctttatttaccagggCAGGGGGGAGCAAGGGAGGGGAAGGCAGAggccattcctggcaccatagtatccctttaaattacaCTGCATACTGAccataaaatgatttaatataatcTGCCGATTAAACTAGCAGAAATAATAACCACCCATATATATTGCAAATAAATTCAATTGCATACTTAAACATTCAACAGTGTATTCTGGTAATCTGTAAAAAACTAAACacatatagtgcaacactgtgtttaaaggaccactctagtgccaggaaagcatactcgtcccgcccggctctggaaaggggaaaggggttaaatcttacctttttccagcgctgggctgagagatctcctcctgctctcctcctccgatcctcctcttctcctccccgtcggctgaatgcgcacgcgcggcaagagctgcgcgcgcattcagccggtcgcataggaaagcatttataatgctttcctatggacgcttgcgtgctctcactgtgattttcacagtgagaatcacgcaagcgcctctagcggctgtcaatgagacagccactagaggacatagggggaaggcttaacccattcataaacatagcagtttctctgaaactgctatgtttatgaaaaaatgggttaaccctagaaggacctggcacccagaccacctcattaagctgaagtggtctgggtgcctagagtggtcctttaacaaataaTTTCCAACACACCCCTTTTATATGTGTTTTacttttcttaaagggaaactccagtgccaggaaaagaatacgttttcctggcactgcaggttcctctccctcccaccccccaatccccggttgctgaaggggtgaaaaccccttcagttacttaccagaggcagcaacgatgtcccacgtcgatgcttcttcctccgcgccgctcctccctctgattgcgtcggccggtgggcgagactgatcccgcccaccgtccggggagacctaatgcgcatgcgcggtagcactcaccataggaaagcattgaaaatgcattacaatgctttcctatggggaaatgagcaacaCTGCTTGATGTCgctttctgaaagaggaaatgatgaggtcactatgccttatgtacatcctactctcttgtggttctttttctatgtgtttctttgctgctgtgtggagctagtaaagagagattatgcaaaatacgaagcctcctgtcatgttgtaaaatgttGCCACAGTTTGATTTTAATCTTGCACTTGATTGCACAATACTTGATACGTTTTGCTGCACTTTCAATTTGCACAAAACACCTTTTTGAAAGAAATTGGAGAACAGGGCCCTTAACACAGTATTATTCACTGCATATTGTATAGCAATGCATTATTCAGTATAGCTTAAATATCACTGCATTATTTGCTGCATACTAATACTGCATTATTCACGTTTATCACATTGCACTGTATTCCTCATTACATATTACACAATACTACATTATTCATTGCACATCATACAACAATGCATTATACATTGCACTTTACATATTACTGAATTATTCACTGCACGTTAAATAGTACTGTATTATCACCTGATATTGCATAGCACTGCATTATTTAATGTATATCACATTGCACTATATTATTAACTTCATATTACATTATACTGCATTATTCATTGCTCACTACACATCACTGCATTTTTCATTGCATATTACATAGCACTGCACTATTGACTGCACATCACATGGCATTGCATTATTCATTGCACATTACATAGCACTGCCATTATGTATTGCATATTACACAGCAATGATATATGCATTGAATTTTAGACAGCACTGCATTATTCATTGCATATCACACGTAATTGTGTATTACCCAGCACTGCATTATTCATTGTACATTATACAgcactgcattaaagggacactaaaggcctAAAACAAgaagtttggtgtatagatgattACCCTACAGTCCCACTGctaaatttaggagttaaaacataatttttttaactcccacaactcccctgactgtgactgacacaatgactgacacagcctgcataaatgaattgtttaattttcaatcagggttaacttgctttagaagtttttatctcctgctctgtaaattgaagtataatcacacataggaggctCTAGTATGCTATTATCaggagcaggagataatacattttagattaaacagactgtataATAAACCTAAAATACCTAGGTTCCATTACAGGAAGACACTGCAAGTCTCGTGCAGGGAGGCGTGATTAGAGCtgtataagcaaagtgatttaactcttaaatgtcataaaattgagcagtgacactgcagaggcatgatctatacaccagaactgcttaatcaaactaaaattgttttggtgtctatagtgtccatttaacttcaTATTACATAGTGATGCATTAGTCATTGCCTACTACCCCTAATTACATTATCCACTGCACATTACACAACACTACATACTGCATTGTTTATTGCACATTACGTAGCATTACATTATTTAGTATtaggcagcactcatgcagattGAATAATATTATCATGTAATTATCTTGCGGGGCAGGCCTGTGAATTTATTGCGTGTGGTACTCGGCGCTCACAATTTGCGTGCTCCAGACAAATTTGTGCAGGTGTTTAGTGTACAGGAATCCGTTCAACACCCAGAGTACAATCGTAACACATTTCAGAATGACATTCAACTGCTAAAGGTAAGAAAAGTGTCTTGTCATTGTGTAGTCCTAGCGTACAGGAAGATGCATTAATACATTTTGATTTTGTTcttgtgtcagaaataatattgCATTGTCTCTTATTTTCCCCTAGCTAAATgattctgtttctgtgtgtccctaTGTGAATACATTGAAAGTACCCTGTGCCAACTCAGATGTATCCCCTGGCACTCCCTGCTCAGTGGCTGGGTGGGGCTTTATCTCTGATTTTGGTGTTGAACCAAAGGCTTTAATGGAGGTGGATGTGGATGTAATTACCCGTTCGGCATGCAATTCTTCCTGGGAAGGAGGCATCTATGAAAGTATGCTGTGTGCTGCCAGCCCTGGGCAGAAAGCTAAAGGTTTCTGTTCTGTAAGTATTAAAAAGAGACACATTTTCAAATATAACCTATTTTTATTATTCTGGATTTTCTATGAGCCATACTAGGCACATTTCGTTTCTTCAAGGTCATAGTCAACACAGGAGGTAAGTGAATTCAGTGAAACTGCAGTCACATCCAGTTTTCCTTCTTCTTTATCAGTTCTTTATATTCTGTTTTGATCATGCATCCACTCTGCTACTCATGCCTTTTGTCATAATGAAACCCCTGTATAGTATGGTCTAGGCAAGCTGAGAGCAGGCAAATAGCCTGTTTCTTTttataatggcacaagatgagctaaagccAGCTTGAGAGCTGACCGGGGACCCACCGAATGGCAGGCTTTTTGAGCTGTTGGCAGTTCTCAGTgttctcttgcaccctgttttaTGCTTTCTGTAGGTGTGCTGTGATGAAACTGTGACCAAAACAGAAAATTTAAACATAAATAGTTTGCCTGGTAATCCCCAGTCCTCTGCAGTAAGCCATACGGAAGAGGATTTGGGGTGTTGACAGGCAAAAGGTAATGGTCAGTAGGTGTTGCCAGTGCCACCAAAGGGCATGTACCCGATTAAATGTAAAGATTGAGAAATATCAATTAACTGGCAAGATGGTTATGCTAAACAACTTGGAGGTCTGTGCCTACTAGGCCTTGCAGTAATATATTGTGAGGGATAAAACTGGGAGATTGGAGATCAATAGCTCCTTTCTGTCTAAAAATCGGTACTAAATGCACAAAAAAGCTGACTGCTGTCTTTATTAGATCCTTAATAGCAATAGTTTACCGAAAAAACAGTCTCCCTTTATAGTAGCTATAGCCTGACCAATAAATCAATGATGTCGGTGGCTAAGGTCTGGTTACCAAAAAGCTAACAAAGAAATCCCCATAAGGTGCATTGGCAGCAATAAAAAATCATAGGATAAGGAGTTACAATACTGGTTAAATACAATGTTGCAATGATCAAAAAGTGATCAGCTAAAAGTAATTCCTTCCTTCCTAATTCTGTTTGGGAGGTATAGGTTGGAGACCAGTTCCCATAATATTTGTGTAGCGACTTGTAACCCACTCTTCTGGTATCTTGTCTAACCGAGAGCCTGTACACCAGTCCCTAATAATCTcccaacaccttcaagggtgttctaatctgttaCTGACTCTAAAGTAGAGCAAAATGCTGCCTAATGTGCCATCACAATCGCTGCAAGGACATCACTGTGAAAGTAGAAAAAGATTACATTAACCAGtgagggtctaaatacccatagtgtGCAAAACAAGTGGtgaggtgaaaaaaataaataataaggctaacgcccgacgcgcgtttcggtgtactcagacaccttcgtcaggggctaaggaTTTGTCACCTGGGAAAAGCCGGGACTTTTAAATCCCCTGTGTCCAATCACCATCGTCCGTACCTCCTTCGTGGGCCGGTCACATGACCGGAGTCCTGTGACGTTATGACGCCCTGCATCATGTGACTAGGGCGTCATGTTTCCCTGTCCGCCCACGTGACTAGCCGTGGGCGGATTGGTGGGCGGGGCGAAGTGTGTTTGGCAGTTAGATTGACTGAATAGCAAACGTCAATAATGACGCCCTGCCTCACGTGACTGTCACTGGGTGGAAGCAGTGGGAGGGACCCTGTGACGAGCATCGATTTTGATTGACGGCTTCTGTTGGAATAGTGCCAGTCTTCCAATGGTTATGCTCCTTGGTCATCATATCTAGATGTATTTAATACACAAGATTTCCTCCATGATCCATTTGCTGTATATTCTCGACTTGTCAGTAAGGGTGGTAGACTTCGTATGGATGTTGATTGCTATGTTTTATAGTTAACTTATAGTGTCACATTCTGATGTCTTCCACTTCAAAAGTGTTTGAAAACCGATATTTCCCTAGAGGATTTTTGTACGCTGAGTAATTATGGTAATCCTCAACGGATGTCGTCCTCTATGGGGGATATAGTACAAAGAATATTTATATAGGTATAGATCAGAGGTTCATTTATGTAAATGATGTACCAGGATGATGCTGCACAGAGAGACGGATTGGGCACAGGTAAAGGAAATATCTGTATGTGCTGAGTGGTTAACTAATTTATTTACAGTGAATTATTTACAGTGTTGGAAAGAATATATGTTCCATATATTCATCAAGTTGTCAGTCGTTATGGATAGAGATTATGTTATAAAGGGAGTGTATGTGAACCCTTCATTCAGTCcattgggggacagggttttcaaCCGGTAAATCCAGTAACACTCCCTTTTTCTAATTTGTTGGTCCCAGTTTCCCTTCCTTTGATCCTGTTTGATCAATTCAATTCCCTGAAATTTCAAGACTGTAGGGTCTCCACTATGTGCATTCTTTACATGCCTAGAGATAGGAGTCTCCATATGTCTGGTTGTTTTAACGGAATTGATGTGTTCAAGGATCCTCCTTCTGAAGGGGCGGaaggttttccccacatatgcTATTGAGCATTGGCAGGTGATTAGGTACACTAAGCCTTTTGAGCTACAGTTAAAAAAGGAAAGTGTGTCAAAGTGCTGATTTTTGGTACTGTCGGTGAAGGTTTTTGAgtcttttttaatgtatttgcatGCCTTGCACCTCCCACATTTGTACGTACCTTTGAGGTTATTTGTTAGCCAATGCGTTGGTGCTTTAGGTCTCTGAAAATGGCTGTGTACCAAAGAATCTTTAAGGTTCTTACCCCTCCTTGCTACAAGCGCTACCTGTGCTGGGATGATGTCCCTCAGGTGTTCGTCCTGTTTTAACAGTGGCCAAAATCTGTGCATAATTGATCTTACACAGTTCCATCCAGCATCGTACGTGGCTATACATCTTAATTGCTTGTTGTCTTGTTCCATCAATTTCTTGCGTGGAACAGTGTCCTCTCTTATTAGGCTCTCCCTGTCTACTAAGAGGGCTCTGTGATAGGCCCTTTTAAGACATTTGTTGGGATACCCCTTAGTCCTGAACATTATTCTTAAGGCCCTGGCCCTGGTTTTAAAGTCTTCAATATCTGTACAATTGCGCCTGAGGCGTAGATATTGTCCAATGGGGATTCCCTTTTTCTGGGGTGTTGGGTGGTGACTCTTCCAGTTTAATAGGCTATTTGTGGCCGTGCTTTTCCTAAATAGATCGCTTTTGATCGTCCCATTTGGATTGGGGATCAAAGTAAGATCTAAGAATGTCAAGTTTGGGGTTCCTACTTCGGTAGTAAATCTGAGGTTAAGGTCGTTGATGTTTAGCAACTGTACAAATTCTAGGAACTGGTCGTGTGTTCCAGTCCATACAATCACTATGTCGTCTATGTATCTTTTCCAATAGTGGATACATTGGACTAGTTGACTTTGTGGGTGAGCAAATACTATtttttcctcccaccatcccaggtgcaggttggcatatgagggcccacaagacgtccccatagctgttccctgcacctggtggtagtataccccatcaaataaGAAGAAGTTGTGTGTTAGTATGAACTTAAGTAGTTGTGTAGTGAAATTGCTATGTTCATATAATTGGGTACCTCTTTGACGTAGGAAGTAGCTTGTGTGTTCTAGACCCAAGGAGTGGGGAATCGAGCTGTACAGAGATTCCACATCTAAGCTGCACAATAACGAATGTGGGGGCATCTGTATCTCATATTCATTTTTGGAGATTACATTTTGGTTAAGTCCTATTTCAAGGATCGTTTTAAATTCCTCCTGAAATTTCTTAGTGGGGTCATGAGGGATAACTTTGTAGGTATTTACATCTGTCAATATTGTTTTAGTCATATCCATAATGACCACGTTGCCCCCTTTGTCGGATGGTTTGATTGTGATTTCCTTGTTATTCTTTAGGGAGTCTAATGCTTTTACTTCTGCAGTGGTAAGGTTTGAATTGGGTGTGAAATCTAAATCTGATATTTTGATTTTCTCAATCTCATTGCACACTAGTTCAACGAATGTCTCTATATACTTAGCATCTGCTAATTTGGGGCAGTATCgactttttttctttaagttgGTTAGTGGAGGTGAGACTGATTCTCCACCTTCATTTTCTTCTAAGAGTCCCACTAATAGCATCGTCATTCTGTAGTCTTTAGGGTCTAGTCCTAGCGTCTTTGCTTTTTTCTCCTCAGTAAGGAGATAATTTTTGTGTAGCAAAAGTTTTCGGGCAAACAGGTGGATATCTTTCACCCAGGTGAATTTGTCAATACGTGGGGATTTCTTTGTTAGCTTTTTGGTAACCAGACCTTAGCCACCGACATCATTGATTTATTGGTCAGGCTATAGCTACTATAAAGGGAGACTGTTTTTTCGGTAAACTATTGCTATTAAGGATCTAATAAAGACAGCAGTCAGCTTTTTTGTGCATTTAGTACCGATTTTTAGACAGAAAGGAGCTATTGATCTCCAATCTCCCAGTTTTATCCCTCACAATATATTACTGCAAGGCCTAGTAGGCACAGACCTCCAAGTTGTTTAGCATAACCATCTTGCCAGTTAATCAACTGTGACCAAAACagaccatattttttttatttttttctattcatcctGTTTGTGCTGAATATTAAACAATGTTGTGCTCTTGCCTGCAGGGTGATTCTGGAGGGCCGCTTGTATGTGAAAACCAAGTTCAAGGAGTGGTATCTTTCTCTGGAATACGGTGTGGGAATCCATTCTTCCCAGATGTATACACTCGTGCAGGATCTTTTCTGGCATGGATCCAGAAAGTAATAGGGATATATTGCTATTAGGAATAATGGAGAACAGATCAATGGATCATATGGCAAACTGCATCTCTAAATGAATGAAATTATGTGTATGTATTATTAATGCTGTCACTTCATTGTAAAGTATCACTCATACTCCTTATTCATATTGTGTTAGGGCTATAACGACATAGACTTGCTAACAGGCACCATTGTTAGTGTTTTAGTCTCTGAAAAAACATGGAATTCACAAAATCCATTAAAGAATCCAAGTCATTATATTCCATAGAGAATATAGTAAACAACTTCTCAACATTAGACAATCATTCATACACTTTCAGATTCAACAGTAATTTCTGAGTGTGGTGATGGCATGTGTCATCAAGTAAATACAGCAAGTGCTAACATACATACAATGTATAGATAAATACAGTCCtgtaaatacatacaataaatagtCCTACATTGTCAGTTTGTGTCAAACAAAGTTGTGTATCATTTACTTATGTATCTCTATGAAATTTGTTGATGCTGGATAGGAAAacgataataatagtaataataataataaaatgtttgtaaaataaagcacaataaaatatttttatattctagcAGACTCTAGCAGACAGAAAATATACGTGACAATTCAGCCACTGATGAAGCTCACAGGAACATTTAACTCACTTTAGCAATTaacttctgctctgttaattaaacttcaatcacacacaggagatttctgcagggtctagcagccTATTAACAGAGTATGAGATAAACAATTCTTATTTAGGAGCAAGACTATGACACTATATAAGAACGCTTCAGCAAAAATCAGTAATCCTTTTTTTGACTCAGATATCTTCGAAATTAATAATGGTACTAGGCAAGGTTGCCCTTTGGCCCCACTATTATACATTTTGTCAATAGAACCACTAGCTGCCTTGATCAGGCAAAACGTTAATATAAAAGGAATAGTAATGCGAGAAAGCGAAGTTAAGATAACTTTGTTTGTGGACGATATTATTCTTACTTTAGTTAACCCTCAGGTGTCAACTACACACTTATTAAGCGATATAGCTATATATAGCTCCTTTTCTAACTATAaaatcaacataaaaaaaaaccaaatgttATCCTACATATTAAGTGATGTTGAGAGAGAATTAATAACCAAGCAGTTTCATTTAGCTTGGGCAAAAGATGAGATTGAATACTTGGGGA comes from Pelobates fuscus isolate aPelFus1 chromosome 5, aPelFus1.pri, whole genome shotgun sequence and encodes:
- the LOC134611544 gene encoding serine protease 57-like, which produces MECLVMLIAALCALPMTVGFRIVGGREARAHSRPYMASLQIASKHFCGGTLINKKWVLTAAHCMEDMPVNLLRVVLGAHNLRAPDKFVQVFSVQESVQHPEYNRNTFQNDIQLLKLNDSVSVCPYVNTLKVPCANSDVSPGTPCSVAGWGFISDFGVEPKALMEVDVDVITRSACNSSWEGGIYESMLCAASPGQKAKGFCSGDSGGPLVCENQVQGVVSFSGIRCGNPFFPDVYTRAGSFLAWIQKVIGIYCY